The genomic region TATTCGCATTGAAGCTCCTGGGATGGCTCCAACAATTTATCAGTCACTGCGAAGGCTTCAGAATCATCTTCAGTGAAGTTGCATTGAACAAGAAACTTCCCGACATGCCCATTGTCGAGGGTATTCTCATGAGGGACTCGCAGTTGTGGAAGGCTGCCAGAACAGCTTGGCATCGTCTCTTCATTTCGGGCATGCTGATGGAAtacgaaaacaaaaaatcactgGCCATAGTTTTCACCACCAATTATGGTACTGTCATGAAGGACTTCATGAAGGACGATCACGATCACTCATTCTCAATATCTTCGCTGTCAGTTCAGCTCTTCACAGTTCCAACATTGGCACATTACCTCATCGCAAATCACGATGTTCTGTTTATTCTTCTCAACACTTTTATTTCGGAGAGCTCCAGGAAGTGCAATCCAATGGGTAAACTCGAATTCGAGAGAAGTTTACCAAATGCTTCTTTTAAAAGAGCACAGTACATTCTCTGTGATCTATCGTATCTTCTCGGCTCCAAACCCGATGTCTGGACAGACGAATTGCGAAAGGGATTCTTGCAAGGTATGTCTCTTTTGATGAAGCTCCTCTGGAGCATGCAGGGGACGGACGCTGTGATTCGCCAAGTCGGACAGCACATGGAGTACGAGCCCGAGTGGGAATCTGCTTTTAATCTTCATGTTAAATTATCACCAGTCATCAGCCTTGCCCTAGAATGGTGTGGTTCTGACAGAGTTGTTCTCATCAAAGCTTTCAGACTTGTACTTAAGAAACTCTGCGAAAACACGACCAAGGATTCACCTGGCACTCCAGGACAGCTGAGGGAACTTACCGATCATTCGGCGACTTGTATTGACTATGACGTGTCCATTGAGCCAGTGTCTATTCATCTCCCCCTGTCACGATTTCTAGCTGGACTTTTTCTCTACCTTGAGAAGTATAATCTTGACTATCAGAGCAGTGAGTTCATGATCCAATCGAAATTATCACCAGTACAACTGATAGAGCCTGTCCTAAGGGCTCAGACCATGATATCACAAGTTCACGCTGGCATGTGGCGAAGAAATGGCTACAGCCTGCTCAATCAGCTGTACTTCCATCACAATGTTCGTTGTCGAACTGAAATGCTGGATTGTGACATAATTCTCCTCCAAGTTGGAGCTTCACTCATCGAGTCCAACGAGTTTCTGATTCACGTTCTACATAAGTACAGTCTCCTCCTCTGGGCTTACGATAACTTCGAGACTAATGCGTTGAAATATCCTGAGGAGGACAGCATCAGACAGACTATCAACCTCGTTGAGGAATTTCTTGGTCTTCTGATAACTATCGTTGGAGAGCGTCATGTGCCTGGTGTAGGCCAGGTAACCGCTGACGATCGCCTCAAGAAAGAGATCATTCAACAGTTATGCATCAAACCAATGTCTCATTCAGAGCTAAATAAAACTCTGCCGGATGATGTTCACCATGAGACAGGACTTGAAAGAGTGATAAATGACGTGGCTAACTTTAAAAAACCATCAAAGAATTCTGGAGGAAAGGGACTGTACGAGCTCAAGCCAGAGTTGTACGCAGAGTATAACGTATTCTTCTACCACTATACTAAAGAGGAATTAAGCAAGTCTGAGGAATCCCAGAGAAGACGTCGCAAGGCTAATCAAGAGCTAGAGTGTTGCCCCCCTCCCCAACTGCCGAAATTGACGGAGACTTTCAGTCTGGTAGCTAATCTACTACAGTGCGACGTAATGCTTCACATAATGCAGACAGTCCTTGAGAGGGCGATAAACCTGAGGGCCAGAAGCTTCTCGGAGCCCCAGGTTCACAAGATAATTCACTTAATAGGCTATGCCCTTCAGGAACAGATGACAGGACACTATCCCTTCCTCATTTTCACTGATCGTGCCGCCAAATGGCGCATTTACAAGCTTCTGGAGGAGTTGTCAACTAGTCCCAGAATCGAGGCGCACAAGGACCTAGTGACCTGGGTCCTGGGAAAATACAGAGAGGCTGCTGGGTCATCGATGGCAGAGGGAAGCCAACAGCAGGCGACAGATGTCAAGGAGCCCTCGGTGTCAACAACCACTGAAGGAGAAACTAAAAACAGTAAAGAATGGAGAACACAGATGGCTGCACAAAAAAGAGCCAAAGTAATGGCACAAATGGCTGCCATGCAGAAGCACTTCATGAAAAAGAACGCCAAGCTGTTCGAGGAAGCGGCCATCGATGCCAACAGCAAGGAGAATGAACGCGGCTCGTCGATGGATTTATCTGAGCTATCGCCTGAGGAAGTTCCAGTAGCCCTAGGGCCTAGACAGACCCCCCCAGTCATCGAGGAGAATACTTACACTTGCCTTCTCTGCCAGGAGGACCAGAAAATCACTGCTGGGGGTCGAGCCATGGTGCTGGCAGCGTTTGTCCAACAGTCGACAGTCCTCTGTCAAATAAGGAGTGATCCTGCCGAGAAGTATTCACTGTACTTATCGTCGAGACTGGGGGCAGCACCTCACACGAGCACTTGTGGCCATGTTATGCACGCCAGCTGCTGGGAGAAGTACTTCGATAATGTTCTTGCTAAGGAGAATCGAAGACCTTACAGACTGAGGCAGCCTGCCAGCTTTGATATTGAGAAGCACGAGTATCTTTGCCCTCTGTGCGAAGGCTTAAGCAACACAGTTTTACCTCTACTCCCACCCCTGTCTATATTGCAGCCAACTGAAGTGAAGGATCGTTTTAATGTGGACTTTGACACTTGGTTGAACGGGCTCAGCATAACTCTTGATTGTAAAGGGAAGAGCAATGGGAGCATCGTTGATGATGTCCATGATGAGATGTGCAGGTATTGCAGACCGCAGAAATCCGATGATTTCAGCGATGACAGTATCACGATGATAGATCCCAGGGAATTCTTCGCTTGCCCCATCAAAAGAATTCACACCATTCTTGGGAAGGAGGTGGCCCATGTTTTCGATGTACAGGTAGCATGTCCTACTAACACAGAGGCCAAACTGTCCGACGATCTGAAGGCCATGGTCGATCTCTTCGCTCAGGCGACGTACACCAAGGGCCTGGCAGTCGACCCCCACACCAGTGACGTCAGGGTTCCACTGTTAGCCTGGAAATCAACAGCCTACACCATTCATGCCATCGAATTCCTTCTGAGGGACAGTGAAAAGCCACTTCTAGGGCCACTTTCGtccagacagagagacagttTGGAGTGCCTCGCCAGGGTCTCCGCGGTGCTGGGAGCCATTTGGCCCACCAATAGCTCCAGCAACACTTCAGGGTCCAGTACTGGTACCATTGAAGGTGAACGCAACTGCACCATCCTTGGCCTGCACGCCATCGGTATTCTCAGTACTATGTTAGATAATTCCTCAGAGGATTGCATTAATGATTGGGATTCCTTTGGAATTCTCGTGCCTCTGCTGGCCACACTACCCAGTCTCTTTTCCAAGAACCCAGAAGAGCCTGCACCTATTATGACCGGTAGTCACCATGAAATTCACACCGTGAAGCTTGTCTTCGTGGCACTCATCGTCAAGATTTTAATTACATCTGATTTTGACACCTCTGAAGAGATGGATGTGGATGCCCTTGAGGATATGGAGACGGCTGAAGAGACATACTCGGCTTTAGCGAAGATCATCAGGATCGTTGGCATTGAGACTGGTGGGCTCACGTTGTCGGAGATATGGAGACGTATCAAGGTGGCCTCCCTTCCTTTCCTGAGGTGCTGTGCTCTCTATTTTCATTATATCACCGATGTGCCTGCACCAGTGGAACTCACGGTCAAGGACGGCGATACTTACGAGAGTATCATGATGTATCTGGGGCTTGACAGCAGCTGCGAAGCCCTCTTAGGTTCTGATGGGGTCAGGGGACTTGCCAAAACCTGGATGGAACATCCCAGGATAAAGCTATCTCCCATCGTAAAGGAACCCCTCAGGGTCAATGGACTTGTCAAGCTACCTGACGACTACTCAGAGCTCATCAACACAGTCTCATTGTTCACGTGTCCAAATAGTGATAAAGAGGACTCAAGGAATCCTACCATGTGTCTTGTGTGTGGAGAAATGCTTTGCTCTCAGAGCTATTGCTGTCAAACTGAACTCAATAAGACTATGGTTGGGGCATGCACCTATCATGCCAGCAAGTGTGGCGCTGGGGTGGGTATATTCTTGCGAGTCAGAGAATGTGAGATATTGTTTTTGAGGTCTCCAAATCGGGGCGCCTTCGCTTGTCCGCCTTATCTAGATGAGTATGGAGAGACTGATCAGGGGCTCAGGAGGGGTAATCCTCTCAAGTTGTGCAAGGAGAAGTACAAGCAGTTGAATCAAATGTGGCTTGGACATGGACTTCATGAGGCCGTATCCAGAGCTATTGAGTTGTCCAGCAATCTCATGGCCACACAGTGGCAGCATCTATAATCTGATGAGTTTTAGGGAGTGAGAAATTGTTGGGGGGAGGAACGGggttttgtatttgtttttgaGGCTTTAAGGGTTGATTCTCCAGTGCTCGAAATTTTGGGGTTGAGGGACTTTCGGGGAGTGGATGGAGatcttcgattttttaatctgTTTTTGCTGGATATGTTTCGATTTGAGATGAGTGAGAGGGTTTTTGAAGAACAGATTTTACGACCATGGGATTCACAACGCGGTACAGACCCTCAACTAGATATAAAAAAGGGCTCCCCGAATTGGAGAGATTGGTTATCGCCATAATTCAGGGAATTTCGTTTTGTTTTTATGTGAGAGTCAAATGATTCTTATGGATATTCGGTGCTATTCATCGAATGTTCGTGAGGATCCGACGGCTCATAAGGATGTTTGGCATACAAATCCGAATGATCGTCAGGATCAAGCAGCTCTTAAGAACTTTTAGAGTTTGGGAGTGATGTTAATTCTCTTAGATCGTTTTGGCTCGTATTTTATTCTGAAATTACATCCAGTCCATCATTTCAAGACTGAACTCTTCACcccaaaattgagaaaataatttggaaGAGATGAACACAATGATAAAATCATAACGTGTGACTTGTATATATTCGTATGgttgagatatttttatttgccttaattaattaacgactactatttctttaaaaatcattcaagAGTTTACCACCTGTCGACATTTATCACCTTGCAAACACTAAGAATAATATTAAAGTAAAATTATTGTTAGTGATATTGAACGAGAGTGTTGAGAGACCATGAAATACGCGAGATTaatctaattttatttaactgaattgaataataacgTTGTGAAATTAGACGTGTactattgattattattaactTGTTTTGTttcatgagataattttttctagtttatttttatgaatgaaacGGGCGATTGTAAATCCTGTTTTTGTTCCCCTCACACCACGTGGCGCGACGTGTTTTCTGagataattgagaaaatttagAACATTTCGTCTCTGGTGACAAAGAGCAAGTGTAGATTCGAAGGGCTTTacgataataaattaatataattatagataattaataactttTACTTGTTACTTTAGAACGCAGATAAAGGTCTCGTCGTCTGAATAAAAAACCAtttggaagaataaaaattgataatagaAATATGttaattctgttttttttatatcctcGCATCTATCTGCCCTTTCCCGTAGTACCTatgcattaatttaaaaaatcgaccaAATAGAGGAAAGGTAAAGCAGAGAAACGTTTTGTCTATCAACATTATCCACAAAATATCACCTATCGGATATCTCTGTCTGAGAAGAAAGTGCAAACTACctgcaaaattttttgaaagacAGTAAaactaattcaatttttcggcATCATCCGACCGTTGCCGGTAAATGGGAGAATTGATGTACAATTCCCACCTTACCGACCGGAATAATGAACTTCAAACGTTATCttatagttgaaaaaaattgtaatatctAATTTCTTACGATAGTTTTTACGGTACTTTGCAAGTCTAGTAAAAATAATCGTTCCTTATTCATTGTTCTTTCGTTACCTCCTCCACCAATTTTCCAAACCAATCGGAGTAAATACCGAGAGAGAAATAACGATAAATAGTCAAATTGTGTCATAGTCACTCGAGTGTTGAATAGTTATTTTTTCCCATGTTCAAACACTTCCGCTTTAGTATCCAGTATCCTTTCGACTTTTCATATCCCAACAGTTGTGCAAAGTGAATCAATGTGAATCATTAGACTTTGAAGTAATCCCCTCTTTCCTTTGCTCTAGCAAATCGAAACTATTATTGTAGATGTGAACTAGAATTCAATGCGATAGACTATAACTCACCGTCGGCTGAAAGGAATACAATATTTGAACAAACGAtagattaattcattaattacctCTCGGTCAGTGgaataattgatattaaatcGGAAAGAAATCGTGTATAACATTTGTTTTTCGAAGTAAAGTGGTTAATTAGGTATTTCACGGTCACCAGTATAATGCCTTCACGAATTGATAGCCGAAGGAATATGATAACTGGGAGGACCCAAGTGGTGACTGAGAGAGGTCGAAGGAGGGAATGCGAAAGAGAGTAGGAGGATTCATTGGCCATTTCTTTGCCTGGTGCTTTGACGTGAGGGGATTCTCTTTCTATCGGTCATTACATTCGAGTGCTACAGCAGTTTCGAGCGGGTATAAAACGGTAGttcgaaatttttatcgatataGTGAGCCGTAGTTTgtcaaagagaaaaaatcgTTCAGTGAATTATCAACGATATGGAGATTTACCTGGTTTTTACTGCAGTTTTGCTATCTCGTGAGTATAATGTCATCTACAAGTTGGttggataaatatttatattcacgATTACTGGCTGGTTTAAGGGATTTCGTGTTCATTTGGATTTTCCCGTCAGAGGAAAGGCTGATTTAGATATTTCCGTGAAATgccaatttttcgaaatttgggCGAGGCACAATACTGAAAATTAAAGGCTTGGGCGGATCTGAAGTAGATTATTATTGTACGGTATCATGAAGTGCCTGAAAATGTGAGAAAAGTTGTGAACGAAATGAATTTTACCTCGAATGTGAAGCGAAGACATGGGCTCGAAACTTTCTGGCTTTTAAATTGTTCTGGAACCATAATTTCTATGGCGTTTCCCAAAATTGTCGTGAAGTCCACGTTTTAACagataacacattttttaataaaaaaattatggaatcgTTTAAGCTTTTAGGGAGTTTTCAAATTAggaattagaattagaaattttatagacgacgaaaaaaaatctcataattTTAGCCGAACTCGATCATCACGGATGTAGGTTTATGATAAGGAATAGACGAAAggtaaaaaatcatagaaataaatcgataaaattcaGCATACATTACTTTAGAAATATGGTTCCAGGAAATATTCATAGAATTTTAGGAGTTTTTGTAGAGTTTTTTATTCAGACAAATTGGAGATTCAAAAAATTGTGCTTCGTTACTATTTAATGAATTGTTTCAacagctaaaaataaaagaaacccCCTGATCATGAAAAATGTACACTAAATTTgtgaggataaaaaattactacaATTTCTGCCTGATCATGGCCTTTATCGcgtgaaaaaattaacaatctgGAGAGATGTGAGCACAggctatcatcatcatcctaTAAATTATCTGGGCatattttaaatttccaaatttcggaatttaaattaaatagatTTTGATCTATCAAAACTCTCACAGAATTAAGCAGAATTAATCGAATCAGCGATTCAAACCGGTGGGTTTCGGAAGACTCGACGGAGTCAAAGTCATAAAGCACCATATTTCTACCAGAAGGAGCGTATTTTCTCGTCATAACACGTTTGAATGTGTTTACAGGAACTCGCGGAATATTTCAAAGAGCTGTAACCCGCGAAAATTAACGAGGGGGGacgattaattattgaaaccaGCATTTTTTACTTGAGACACTTTTAAAAATCGAACAAATGAGGAATTGCATTCATCAGTAATTAGCGAACAtgattgacagagaaaaaaaaacctgggaAAGTAAAGACCACCCCATGATCACGCGTTAAAACCCATGAAATTTCCATGTTTCCCACTGACtattttttcctgttttttttagacTCACCCTaacacaaaaaataaataaaaattttcgatttaatgaataaatgttttcattcgagatgattaaattttatgaataaattactTGCCTCGCTGATctcatttcaattaaaacttTTGAGAAAATCGCCTGAGGCTGCAAGAAAGTACATTTCGGGAAAAGTttctaatgatattttttttctttaactgATTTTAAATAGATGAAAGCGCATTAATAATGTGTGAAGAACTTCATTTGAAATCTTTAATTACAAGTAATATAAATTGTATTACCCTTTCATTATATCTCATTAGAATTCATTAGAACTTacattttcattagaaaaaattctttggggtttaattacaattaatcGAACATTCTATTAGaacttttacatttttttaaatcgatagccctgaattattttcatctagTAGACTTGCATATATGTAAATTCTAATTCGTGCCATAAGTGCAATCCCCCGTACGGAAAATTACTCTTCAgtcttttataaaaaaaattactaaattgTTCTCATGGTTGTGAACGACCGGTAGATACGTCAACTGATCGCGGTCTCCTGATTATTGAACGAAATTCATTCGTATACGGCTGACCGGAAGTTGACAGCCACGAGTTGTATACTGTGCACGTAATTAGCGTGTCAACGGGACATCGCACTAGAGTGCATCTCAGTCCAGAGGGAGACAAAAGGAACTAGAGTTTTCTCGTTGGTTTGAACCGTTatgccttctttttttcttctttgaaAGTCAAGTTTACCTTGGCGAGAAGATCGCATTCCCTTATTCTTATTACATACAAGAAATAATTGGCTTTGCAtgcgaattttattattattcctcACTATTATGTGACGCGAGACGAAGGTGTCGATGACAGCTGCAGAACTATTGTTCAATTTGTGGATTGAGatgattttcccatttttattccaatgaTTACCCAATTAAGGCGCGAGTGAAACTAATTTTCTTCGTTGAATTCAATGACCAAGGTCAAACatttgacaaatattttttttgacaagCTATTGGTATTATAATGTTATACAGTTATTTTTAATCGTCTTTAAATTACATATTTCGTATTACTGTCTAATTGCCAGTATTTAAAATTTCTGCAAGCATAAaaaacgaattaaaaaaatttacagttTCTTCAAGAGTTTCTGTTGAAGAGTCAATCAACAATTGTTTCCTTACCGTAACGTTTGTcgaaccgaaaaaaaatagatgtcaatttttctaatttttttcttcagctgAAAAATATCTTAAACATAAATTGCTCAAGAATTTCACCGGAAAAATGAAAGGACATTAACGTTTTTTATACAGAAAATATCTACTAGAAAGTTGTACGACATATTATGTAATTAAGGATAGAAACTTGTGCGAAATGAAAGAAGGActttgacaaattttttttagaaatcgcACACaagtaattaacaaaaatattactTTCAATGCACGTGGAAACACCGAAAGAAATTCTCTTTAGGTCTCACGATGAAACGCTAAATTCACTTAAACGTGAACTcagtcaaatgaaaaaatgatttctccGTTCATTCAACTCAGCAAAAACAGGAGTCATTCTCCGAAATTTCGGAGAGTGGAAACTCTTGAGAGATTATTGAATTACGGATAACCGTTGCAGTTACGCTTCGTCCATGATGTATAAGAACCTAGATAACCATGAGTCAGTGAATGAAACCGAAGTGGAGTCAACAAAGATGGACAGGGCAAGTGAGAGACGATATCACTGGAAATGCGATGATAACTGACTCATGACTAATGATGCAGTTCTCGCGATGGATTGGTGAGAGATATGTCACTTTCTTTCTGATGCGATTCGATCGAGCGCATCATCGTTGGGGAATTCATGTGGGAAATGTCTGAGTATGCTGCATTATTGAGAATTGTCCCACATTTTATTCAGATTATTGCAAATAAATGAGCAATTTTTTGTCTCTATGAGCGATATCTAACAGCATAAAGAAAGGAGCTAATTctttaagaaaaaatattgctcaaccgcatcaaaaatttccataaaattgtttatttcaacTAAACTGATTATTTTCCTGCAGACTATCAATGGTTTTCGGAGATAATACCAGATAATCCGGATATTTTCAAGGAATATGTCACGTAACCCCGAAAAAGCGCACTCTGATCGACTCAATCACAATGAGAGAGATAACCGGATACCCCTTGATCTTCAAAGTACCTTTGAATATCCACAATTG from Diachasmimorpha longicaudata isolate KC_UGA_2023 chromosome 1, iyDiaLong2, whole genome shotgun sequence harbors:
- the LOC135164423 gene encoding E3 ubiquitin-protein ligase UBR2 isoform X2, encoding MNNDSMQTDQHTLPVYEHDLDDPEMPQVVAIFPTSSKPCINVWMDKMSKGILTSTHFKEHWRIWVPQIYSPEPNGNCLGWSFDEDMAEKILYNTLEEFICNGDPREVLQQLVKMENPPSVCGRFFKVGEPTYFCRECGMDPTCVLCVTCFKESGHQNHKYKIATSGGGGCCDCGDPEAWKKEAFCRIHEAGKEARERSGNKLPEDIRERATATFEAVLQYCFELLAREHTPGLPADLRVKEADDGPLSLLATQDSYCTVLFNDETHTFEQVISTLARVIKCTQKEAIEFVTNIDRNGRAVVKCSGFQYCNEVKSDIERFTSRQGSQPLKVLVVHAHVIAHQIFALKLLGWLQQFISHCEGFRIIFSEVALNKKLPDMPIVEGILMRDSQLWKAARTAWHRLFISGMLMEYENKKSLAIVFTTNYGTVMKDFMKDDHDHSFSISSLSVQLFTVPTLAHYLIANHDVLFILLNTFISESSRKCNPMGKLEFERSLPNASFKRAQYILCDLSYLLGSKPDVWTDELRKGFLQGMSLLMKLLWSMQGTDAVIRQVGQHMEYEPEWESAFNLHVKLSPVISLALEWCGSDRVVLIKAFRLVLKKLCENTTKDSPGTPGQLRELTDHSATCIDYDVSIEPVSIHLPLSRFLAGLFLYLEKYNLDYQSSEFMIQSKLSPVQLIEPVLRAQTMISQVHAGMWRRNGYSLLNQLYFHHNVRCRTEMLDCDIILLQVGASLIESNEFLIHVLHKYSLLLWAYDNFETNALKYPEEDSIRQTINLVEEFLGLLITIVGERHVPGVGQVTADDRLKKEIIQQLCIKPMSHSELNKTLPDDVHHETGLERVINDVANFKKPSKNSGGKGLYELKPELYAEYNVFFYHYTKEELSKSEESQRRRRKANQELECCPPPQLPKLTETFSLVANLLQCDVMLHIMQTVLERAINLRARSFSEPQVHKIIHLIGYALQEQMTGHYPFLIFTDRAAKWRIYKLLEELSTSPRIEAHKDLVTWVLGKYREAAGSSMAEGSQQQATDVKEPSVSTTTEGETKNSKEWRTQMAAQKRAKVMAQMAAMQKHFMKKNAKLFEEAAIDANSKENERGSSMDLSELSPEEVPVALGPRQTPPVIEENTYTCLLCQEDQKITAGGRAMVLAAFVQQSTVLCQIRSDPAEKYSLYLSSRLGAAPHTSTCGHVMHASCWEKYFDNVLAKENRRPYRLRQPASFDIEKHEYLCPLCEGLSNTVLPLLPPLSILQPTEVKDRFNVDFDTWLNGLSITLDCKGKSNGSIVDDVHDEMCRYCRPQKSDDFSDDSITMIDPREFFACPIKRIHTILGKEVAHVFDVQVACPTNTEAKLSDDLKAMVDLFAQATYTKGLAVDPHTSDVRVPLLAWKSTAYTIHAIEFLLRDSEKPLLGPLSSRQRDSLECLARVSAVLGAIWPTNSSSNTSGSSTGTIEGERNCTILGLHAIGILSTMLDNSSEDCINDWDSFGILVPLLATLPSLFSKNPEEPAPIMTGSHHEIHTVKLVFVALIVKILITSDFDTSEEMDVDALEDMETAEETYSALAKIIRIVGIETGGLTLSEIWRRIKVASLPFLRCCALYFHYITDVPAPVELTVKDGDTYESIMMYLGLDSSCEALLGSDGVRGLAKTWMEHPRIKLSPIVKEPLRVNGLVKLPDDYSELINTVSLFTCPNSDKEDSRNPTMCLVCGEMLCSQSYCCQTELNKTMVGACTYHASKCGAGVGIFLRVRECEILFLRSPNRGAFACPPYLDEYGETDQGLRRGNPLKLCKEKYKQLNQMWLGHGLHEAVSRAIELSSNLMATQWQHL
- the LOC135164423 gene encoding E3 ubiquitin-protein ligase UBR2 isoform X1, coding for MVQRDILKMNNDSMQTDQHTLPVYEHDLDDPEMPQVVAIFPTSSKPCINVWMDKMSKGILTSTHFKEHWRIWVPQIYSPEPNGNCLGWSFDEDMAEKILYNTLEEFICNGDPREVLQQLVKMENPPSVCGRFFKVGEPTYFCRECGMDPTCVLCVTCFKESGHQNHKYKIATSGGGGCCDCGDPEAWKKEAFCRIHEAGKEARERSGNKLPEDIRERATATFEAVLQYCFELLAREHTPGLPADLRVKEADDGPLSLLATQDSYCTVLFNDETHTFEQVISTLARVIKCTQKEAIEFVTNIDRNGRAVVKCSGFQYCNEVKSDIERFTSRQGSQPLKVLVVHAHVIAHQIFALKLLGWLQQFISHCEGFRIIFSEVALNKKLPDMPIVEGILMRDSQLWKAARTAWHRLFISGMLMEYENKKSLAIVFTTNYGTVMKDFMKDDHDHSFSISSLSVQLFTVPTLAHYLIANHDVLFILLNTFISESSRKCNPMGKLEFERSLPNASFKRAQYILCDLSYLLGSKPDVWTDELRKGFLQGMSLLMKLLWSMQGTDAVIRQVGQHMEYEPEWESAFNLHVKLSPVISLALEWCGSDRVVLIKAFRLVLKKLCENTTKDSPGTPGQLRELTDHSATCIDYDVSIEPVSIHLPLSRFLAGLFLYLEKYNLDYQSSEFMIQSKLSPVQLIEPVLRAQTMISQVHAGMWRRNGYSLLNQLYFHHNVRCRTEMLDCDIILLQVGASLIESNEFLIHVLHKYSLLLWAYDNFETNALKYPEEDSIRQTINLVEEFLGLLITIVGERHVPGVGQVTADDRLKKEIIQQLCIKPMSHSELNKTLPDDVHHETGLERVINDVANFKKPSKNSGGKGLYELKPELYAEYNVFFYHYTKEELSKSEESQRRRRKANQELECCPPPQLPKLTETFSLVANLLQCDVMLHIMQTVLERAINLRARSFSEPQVHKIIHLIGYALQEQMTGHYPFLIFTDRAAKWRIYKLLEELSTSPRIEAHKDLVTWVLGKYREAAGSSMAEGSQQQATDVKEPSVSTTTEGETKNSKEWRTQMAAQKRAKVMAQMAAMQKHFMKKNAKLFEEAAIDANSKENERGSSMDLSELSPEEVPVALGPRQTPPVIEENTYTCLLCQEDQKITAGGRAMVLAAFVQQSTVLCQIRSDPAEKYSLYLSSRLGAAPHTSTCGHVMHASCWEKYFDNVLAKENRRPYRLRQPASFDIEKHEYLCPLCEGLSNTVLPLLPPLSILQPTEVKDRFNVDFDTWLNGLSITLDCKGKSNGSIVDDVHDEMCRYCRPQKSDDFSDDSITMIDPREFFACPIKRIHTILGKEVAHVFDVQVACPTNTEAKLSDDLKAMVDLFAQATYTKGLAVDPHTSDVRVPLLAWKSTAYTIHAIEFLLRDSEKPLLGPLSSRQRDSLECLARVSAVLGAIWPTNSSSNTSGSSTGTIEGERNCTILGLHAIGILSTMLDNSSEDCINDWDSFGILVPLLATLPSLFSKNPEEPAPIMTGSHHEIHTVKLVFVALIVKILITSDFDTSEEMDVDALEDMETAEETYSALAKIIRIVGIETGGLTLSEIWRRIKVASLPFLRCCALYFHYITDVPAPVELTVKDGDTYESIMMYLGLDSSCEALLGSDGVRGLAKTWMEHPRIKLSPIVKEPLRVNGLVKLPDDYSELINTVSLFTCPNSDKEDSRNPTMCLVCGEMLCSQSYCCQTELNKTMVGACTYHASKCGAGVGIFLRVRECEILFLRSPNRGAFACPPYLDEYGETDQGLRRGNPLKLCKEKYKQLNQMWLGHGLHEAVSRAIELSSNLMATQWQHL